The sequence TCTCACACGCTACAATCAGCCATGCAACAATGTGCATATTTAACCACCTTCATTTCTCAACATCACTGCTTCACCAGTTCGGGTATGCGTTTTCAAAAAACTTATATACTTTCCTGCTGACTATATATTTCATAACCAATATAACCAAATAAATAGCCGATTCCCGATCCTAAACTGATAGTAAGCAGCAGTGAATACGGCAAATAAATCCCTGCCAGCACACCAATTGCACAACCAGCCAGCATTCCCATCGGTATCATAGTGTCTAATACCACCTGAGCACGTTTAGTTTTTTTCTTCCCCAATTTACCTTGGTCATATTTATGCCGAAGTCTATGGAGGACAAATAACACAATCACTGCGACGATGACGAGAGGCGCAATTGCTTGGATAACTTCCACGCTGGAATCGCTCCTTTCCATTAAGATAATTTCGTTTACATACTTAACTCCTATATATTCCTAAGTTTATCATATAATACCCATAAATAGGTGGATTTGAAACATTAATAGTTGTCCACGACGCCTCCTAAGGAAGCTGCCTGAACAAAAGGCTCGTTGATCATGTCTAAGATTTGCTCCTTCGTTCCATACACAACTACACCTAAGATTTCGGCATCTTCTATATCCTGGTCCTTCAAATGGCTATATGCTTGATGGTGTTCGCTTGCATAACTGGTTTGCAGTAATTGAAGAAAGTTATTGTAATCATATTCCAAATCAGTATTGGCATAATAAGTGGAATTAATCGAAAAACCTAGAGCATCATTTTCTCTTATAAATGCCGCAGACCAATCGTACTCATCTGCTTCTTTTCTATATGTTTCTAATTGACTGTCGGTGTATGTGTTGATCCAAAACCATGTCATTTCCGGAAGCTGCTCAACAGGTAAGTCACGTTGCTTGTATGGTTTATCAAAAGAAAGAGCAACTTCATAGATATTATCCCCTGACATACTTTCAATAAGCCCTTCATCGTTATTATATTTTTCGTACGTGACATCGGGGTGGAAAAACATCATATTTCTCCAGCCATTATCTTTATAGGTAAACTGCCATTCTTCACCAGTTACTCCGATGCTTCCACCTGCACCTCTTGAAAGCAAAACAGATGGAATCAGCCCAAAGGAATACTGATCCTGTTCCATCACAACTGCTTTTCTTTTCATATCCTTGGAAACCTTATAATTGCTTGATCCTCCAAGAATGCCTGTAGAATCAACAGTTTCACTGATATAGCCATTAGGTGTAGTGAGTCTGATATATGCATCCCGCTCTTTATATGCCTTTTGACTAAAATAGGCTGAAATAGCAAAATTGCCTATACTCAGCACAACAAACACCAGGATAGACACGGCAACAATCGTAATGATTGTCTTCCTTTTCCCTTTTCTTATCGCTCTTTTTACCTTCTTTTCATCAAAAATATCATCGCTCATGAAGATTCCCCCACTTCTCTTTGAATGCTTTTCTTGCCCGAAATAAGTATGTCCTGATTGTCTCTTCCTTCATCCCTAATAGTAATCAAATTTCTTTATAACTTAGCTCCAGTTCATATTTTAATAGCAAAAGCTGTTGATAGATTTCCTGTATCTCCTTTAAGGTTAGAAAGATTTCAGCACTCAATTCGATATGTAATACGCTCGATTCAATATCATCGTCATTTGCAAAATTATTCCAAAAGCGATCATCATTGATCGACATCACCTGTTCTTTTCCTTTTTTCTTTAACATTCTTTTGAACTCATTCATTGCAATGGAAAAAATATAGGATAGTGCTTTATCTGAAGCAACGCCGCTGCTGTACGCTATATATTTCATATAACTCTCCTGCACAATATCCTCCGCATCTTCATGACTGCATCCGTTCTTTTTCAAATAGTAATAGATCATTTTTGCCTGTTTATTATATATTTGCAACAAAAGCTGTGAATCCATAACATCTCCCCTCGGATAGAATATCGCCTATTATATAGAGTCGGTTTCTTTTGAATAGTTTACAGGAAAACAGAAATAAATTTAAGAAGTTTTAAAAAATACGTCCGCTTCTAATGAGTTATATGGGGGGATGACGTAGGTGTGACGGATGATGACTGCTGGGAAGGTCATCTATCGGACAACTCGATACTCCTACTCTTCCCTTTTGGCCGATTGGGGGCTTCTATCGGACAACTCGACGCTCCTTCTCTTCTTTTTTGGCCGATTGGGGGCTTCTACCGGACAACTCGACGCTCCTATTCTTTCCTTTTGGCCAATTGGGCACTTCTATCGCACAACTCGACGCTCCTATTCTTCCCTTTTGGCCGATTGGGCACTTCTATTGCACAACTCGACGCTCCTATTCTTCCCTTTTGGCCGATTGGGCACTTCTATCGCACAACTCGACGCTCCTATTCTTCCCTTTTGGCCGATTGGGGGATTCTATCGGACATTCACTCTTTTCCCACAATTAATGTTGTCCGGTTGAGCATAATAATACGATCAAATTATTACTCACGCTGAACCTGAGTTAAATTTATTAATCTAAATATGAGAAGAAGTCATCATATGACAGATATTCCATACAAAATAAATAGAATAGGCATTGGAATCAAACATCCAACACCTACTCCATACATTATTTTAATTCCACTTTAATAGCATCCATTTTAATCGGCTCTTCATTTGCACTTAATGTTCCAAATGGTACTAAAATGGAATAATCTCTATAATCAAACGTATCTTGATCTTTCCATTCAAAAATGGATTGAAAATGCAGACTGTCACCTTCTTGTAACGTTGCTTGATCACTTCGAATCCTGTATTCCAGCATGTTCATCATATCCAATTCTCCCGTTTCATCCCTTTGAACATTGTCAGATTTAATCATCATGATAAAGTTGGCAAAGCCTTGAATAATATCTGCTCGAAGCGAACCAGTTTCTACATTCTGTATGTGATAATCCAATATTAACTGTTCCCCCTCTTGCTGTATGCTATTTACCTTTATCGAATAGTCAAACCTGCTGCTTTCTATGGTAAAAGGAGGCGATTGGTTCATAGAATACACAGTATCTTCTTCTGATTTTTCTATTTCCGGTTGAATGATTAGATACTTGGCATCGTCACTGATCTTGCTATCAATTAAGTCTTGGTTATCTTCTAGAATAAAAGATTCACTTGTCTCTGTTGATACAACATTTGGGTTAAACGGTGATAAGCGATTTCCTTCACTATCCACCACTTTAATGTTTATATAATCCATTTCCCCATCCAAAGGCATTGTCGTCTGGTAATTTAATATCGTCGTCGCCTTGCCTTTCACAACAGACTCCATTTGAAGTGAGTATCCTGAACCTTCAAGCTCAGTCGTAGCTTCCGAATAAATCGTTTCTGATGGAATTTTCTCAACCGGCACATCAAACTTCCAACGGCCATTAACACTTGCCATATTCGTAAAAGTTAATGGCAACGTATCTTTTTCGAGTACATAACCATGATCATTATAAAATTCAATCGAAGCAATGTATCCATCTTCTGTTTCTTTTAAGCTTGACATGGTAGCAGACAACTGATTTTGATCTTTTCCGTCAAAAAGATGAAAGCGATAGCCTGCTTCTGGACCTTCCCCTCCAACACGATCCAATGAAAGTTTGTCACCTTTCGCATTAAAGGTAATACCAATGACATTGCCATCATAATAAGCACTTGTTATCGTGATATCTACTCCCTTACTCGTCGCTTTCTGATCAAGCTGCGTTACTAAATCACTTTCCAGTAACTCCTCACCGATTTGCATGCCAACCTTGTCATAAACAGAGCCTAACAGAGGAATAGAAGACAGGGCATATGAAATAGGTGCAAAAACGAAACCTGCTGCCAAGAATGCGATTGCCGCAATCGATGCTGCTGCACTTACAAGCTTGACCTTGGATCTTCTTTTCGGTACTTTTTCTTTACGGCCTTTCTCCATGCCTCGCTCTATTGCCTGAAATATTTCGCTCTTGGGAACTTCTATCTCATCGATTTCTTTATGTAAACGCTCTTTGCCCATGGTAATTCATCCCCCCAATACTTTTTTTCAATTCCATTTTTGCCCGACGTAAATAGGTTTTAATAGTGTTCGCGGGTTTCCCCATCGTTTCCGCAATCTCATCAATCGTAAAACCATGATAGTAAAATAAGATAATGACAGTTTGATAATGTTTACTTAAAGCGGAAATGGCGTTTAACATATCCATCTTCTCTTCTGCGTCCACATAACTATCGTCAGAAATATTACGGATAAGTTCCTCATCAAAAACGACTTTCTTTCGTTTGTTTATGACATCATAAGCCGTTCGGATCAGAATCTTTGTCAGCCAGGTATAAAAAAACTGCGGCTGCTTAACTTGATCAATGGATATAAAAGCCTTGTATATTGTTTCCTGAAGTACATCCAATGCATCCTCTTTGTTTCGGACATAAAGAAATGCAGTTTTGTAGAGCTTTTCACTCTCTTTTTTGACGAGTGTTTCAAATGCTTCTTCATTCCCGCTTATTGCTTTTTTTATTATAGATAAATCTTTCAAGTTGTTCCCTCCTTTCATCTGTTAGAGCAACCAGGGGGTGCAAAAGTTTCAAAAAAATGAGCTAGAAGAATTTTTTCTTCTAGCTTGGTTATGTATTGTCAGTTCAACATATAATCAACTTTTTTATGGCCACTTTTCGATGTTTTATGGCCACTTCGGCTACTTTAATGGCCACTTTTTGACGTTTTATGGCCACTTTTATTCATTTAATGGCCACTTTTGCAAAAATACCTATCACAAGAAACTTCTAAGTCCGTTCTAAAACTACTCCAATTCCTCATAAAATATAATTCTGTTTGAGAAAGGATCGATAACTGTTAATTCACTAGTACCCCAGGGTGTTTTTTCTATAGCAGGATTAGAGTACGGGTATTGCTTTTCTACTAATAAAGAATGAAAACTTTTTAAATCCTTTATTTTAATCCGAATAGCACCTCCAGGAGAAGCATCACCATAATGTTCAGATAAATGTATAACTGCATCGTTTAAGGAAACCTGAATATACACTGGCATATTTTCCGAATACTGATGTTCCCAGTCCTTTTTAAAGCCTAAATAATTGATATAGAACGAGTGAACTTTCTCCATATCAAAAATACGAAAGATTGGTATAACCATATGATATTGCACTCCTTTTTCATCGAAGTATCCGTTGCACTATTTTCGTCCTCCAAACGCCAAAACCAATTAAGGCACCGATCATGTTCAGGATAAAATCATCAATATCAAAACTGCCTCTTAATGTAA is a genomic window of Gracilibacillus salinarum containing:
- a CDS encoding anti sigma factor C-terminal domain-containing protein gives rise to the protein MSDDIFDEKKVKRAIRKGKRKTIITIVAVSILVFVVLSIGNFAISAYFSQKAYKERDAYIRLTTPNGYISETVDSTGILGGSSNYKVSKDMKRKAVVMEQDQYSFGLIPSVLLSRGAGGSIGVTGEEWQFTYKDNGWRNMMFFHPDVTYEKYNNDEGLIESMSGDNIYEVALSFDKPYKQRDLPVEQLPEMTWFWINTYTDSQLETYRKEADEYDWSAAFIRENDALGFSINSTYYANTDLEYDYNNFLQLLQTSYASEHHQAYSHLKDQDIEDAEILGVVVYGTKEQILDMINEPFVQAASLGGVVDNY
- a CDS encoding RNA polymerase sigma factor, yielding MDSQLLLQIYNKQAKMIYYYLKKNGCSHEDAEDIVQESYMKYIAYSSGVASDKALSYIFSIAMNEFKRMLKKKGKEQVMSINDDRFWNNFANDDDIESSVLHIELSAEIFLTLKEIQEIYQQLLLLKYELELSYKEI
- a CDS encoding DUF4179 domain-containing protein, which encodes MGKERLHKEIDEIEVPKSEIFQAIERGMEKGRKEKVPKRRSKVKLVSAAASIAAIAFLAAGFVFAPISYALSSIPLLGSVYDKVGMQIGEELLESDLVTQLDQKATSKGVDITITSAYYDGNVIGITFNAKGDKLSLDRVGGEGPEAGYRFHLFDGKDQNQLSATMSSLKETEDGYIASIEFYNDHGYVLEKDTLPLTFTNMASVNGRWKFDVPVEKIPSETIYSEATTELEGSGYSLQMESVVKGKATTILNYQTTMPLDGEMDYINIKVVDSEGNRLSPFNPNVVSTETSESFILEDNQDLIDSKISDDAKYLIIQPEIEKSEEDTVYSMNQSPPFTIESSRFDYSIKVNSIQQEGEQLILDYHIQNVETGSLRADIIQGFANFIMMIKSDNVQRDETGELDMMNMLEYRIRSDQATLQEGDSLHFQSIFEWKDQDTFDYRDYSILVPFGTLSANEEPIKMDAIKVELK
- a CDS encoding sigma-70 family RNA polymerase sigma factor, with amino-acid sequence MKDLSIIKKAISGNEEAFETLVKKESEKLYKTAFLYVRNKEDALDVLQETIYKAFISIDQVKQPQFFYTWLTKILIRTAYDVINKRKKVVFDEELIRNISDDSYVDAEEKMDMLNAISALSKHYQTVIILFYYHGFTIDEIAETMGKPANTIKTYLRRAKMELKKSIGGMNYHGQRAFT
- a CDS encoding glyoxalase superfamily protein, whose amino-acid sequence is MVIPIFRIFDMEKVHSFYINYLGFKKDWEHQYSENMPVYIQVSLNDAVIHLSEHYGDASPGGAIRIKIKDLKSFHSLLVEKQYPYSNPAIEKTPWGTSELTVIDPFSNRIIFYEELE